GAGTAATGTGTTAAAACAAGCTGTTGGACTCCTGCGCTTTGGGCAATTTCAGCCGCTTGAGCGGCTGTGAGATGAAGGTACTCTTCGGCAAGATGCTTATGTTCATTGAGATACGTCGCCTCACAAAGCAATAACTTAGCTCCCTTAGCAATCTCGATTGCCGCTTGACATGGCTTAGTATCAAGCACAATGGCAAAGCTATCCCCTTTACGAATCCGGCTCACCTCTTCAATCAAAACCGTTTGATCTCCAATCGTTATTTTTTTATGTTCGAGAAGCTCTCTCATCGCTATCCCGCGAATGCCTCGAGCTTTGAGCTTTTCCTTATCAAATTTAAGTTCATCGGGCTCAGTCACTCGGTAGGCGATGTTGTGAATGCCATGCTTGAGAAACCGGGCTTCAATGACAAAAGATTGATCTTGATGCACAACACCCTCATGTTCAATAGGATGCTCAATAACCTTAATTGTCTCATGGTAGCTTGTGCTATAGCGGAGGCGATCGAAATACTTTTTTCCACTGGCCGGATAATAACAGTGAATGGGATGTTTTACTTTATCGAGGTTGAGGCGCATTAGCATGGAACCGAGCCCCAAGCAATGATCTCCATGGAAATGACTAATAAAAATGCGGGTAACGCAGGGCGGTGCCACATCGGCAAAGATAAATTGCCGCTGCGTTCCTTCACCCGGATCAAATAAAAGCCCTTCATTATTCCAGCGCAAAAGATACGCCCCATGGTTGCGCTTGCGCGTAGGCTGCTGTGAGGATGTTCCCAATATGATGAGATCTCTAACGCTCATTGAATATCTACTTTGAAAGGATTAATGGGAGGCGCCACTCTCATGCTTTTTGCGAGCAAATAGATTTGTTTTCGCTAAAAGAATCCCAACGATTGCCCCCATAAAATGGGCGGTGTTGGCAATTTGAATCGGAAAGTCGGCAACGTTCATTATTTTTAGCAGAAATGATACCAGTTGGAGGGCTGCAATTCCAAGCACAAAAATAGCTAAAAAAAGAGCCGCCCCTTTCTGCAAGGGGTAGCCTTCCCATGGAGCGACCTTTTGCCGTATCCAAATAAACCCGGCAAAACCACAGATCACCCCGGAAAAACCGAGGAAGGCAGGTCCAACCATCAGATACTGAGCGACATTAGAAACGAGGGCAATGATGAGGATCATCAATACATAGCGCCATTTGCCAAGCCTCTCTTCAATCTGTTTACCGAGAAGCCACACCCACATCATATTAAACAAAATATGTAAAAACCCACCGTGGAGTATAATCGGAGTGAAAAGGCGCCAAACCTGCCCATGAAGAATATCAGTAAATAGCGGTGCGGAAAAAGCCCCCTTCGAAGCGGGCCAATTTAATAGAATATAGTAGAAGCCAACCCAGATATGTTGTTGCTTAGCCTCTTCAATGAGAGCCTCTTGTTCTTTCGGTTCCATCTCGAGCTCTACGTTGATGGGGACGGGCCGATTGAAGAGGAGATAGTTTTCAATGGGGGTGAAAAGAGCGACCGGCTCCTTTTGATCGGGGAGATCCTTAGCGAGCTGATAGCGCTGCCATCCTGAGAGGGCAAATAGGATGACGCACAAGAATATGATTCCCTTCGTAAAAGAAGCTACAATATGAGAATAGAGGGGCTTGGCGCTCAGTTTTTGCCGCATCTCTTGCATGCGCGCAAGAAAAACAGGATCCTCAGAAATTTCCACAGGTTCAGTGGGCTGAGCGATTTGAGCATCATCTGCGATATCAAATTTGGAATCATGAGGAGCTTTATTGAATTCTTCAAGAATGGTTTTGGCTTTATCGATATCTTCTTCTTTGTAAACCCAAACCTGATATTTTTCCCCATCGAGCTCAAAAAGGGCATGAACCCCCTCGCTCGATAGGTGGTAATAATAGCGTCGAGCTTGATCTCTTTCTTCAAAAGTGGCAACTAATCGCATAAAAAGGCCAAAAACCTACTGAATCTTGATATTGCCCAGCATCCCAATTTGCGATAAACTTTGCAAGGATTACAAACTCACCCCCATAAATAGAGGCGATTTTTTGACGGTTAAGAAATATGGGCTACGCGTGGTTAACCACATGAACTCCCCGCTTGGATCCGGGGAGATTACAGCCTAGCCTCCCGCTCACAAGAGACGATTTTTTTGATGATATCGGAAGTAGAGAGGGCCGGGATGCGCGGCGCTAAATGGAGTCTTGCCCCTATTTCTCTGACACATTCTGCTTCGATACAATTTTCAGTATATTCAGCTCCATTAACATGGACATCGGGGCGAATTTTCTTGAGGATCTCACGCGGATCTAGTTCATCAAACCAAGTCACGAGATCAACCACCTCAAGAGCAGCCATCATTTGCATTCTCTCTTTGAGAGAAATGATTGGACGATCGGGTGATTTATATGCTTGAATCGAGGCATCGCTATTGAGGGCAACGCACAGCAGATCTCCTTGACGCTTAGCCTCATAGAGAATAAATAAATGCCCCGCATGGAGCAAATCAAAGGAGCCGTTCAACGTGACAATCCGATGGCCATTGGCCTTTAATCCCCGGACATGCTCTATAATCTTGTCGGGATGGATCACCTTTTGGTCAGTAAAAAAATCAAGCGTCATAACTATAACTTAAAATAGAGGTCATTGAACCGGAACCAGTATATGTCGAAAGATGTTATAACAAAAACCAATTCTTCAATTCTTCAATTTATTTCGGTATAACCTCTTTTAATTTTGCAATTCCTTCAGATGCTATCGTATAGGCTTGATCAACCCGGTTCGGTTTATCAGGATAGCGCAGTCTAAGTAAATCCTTTCTAACCATGGATGTAAGAAATCTGGAGCGCAAGGCATCCGGGTTCCTCTGAAGAATATTTCCTAACTGTTTTCGATTAATCCAGCGCCCTTTACATAGTTTTAAAATCATCTGTTCCATGTCTTCCGAAAACAACTTTTTCATTTCCCTTGCAGTCTGAGCGATTATATACATTTCTTCCTCCTCCAAATGTACGGAGTCAGGGTCCAAATGTACGGAGTCAGGGTCCAAATGTACGGAGTCAGGGTCCAAATGTACGGAGTCAGAGTCCAAATGTACGGAGTGGAATTGGGAAGGAATAGAATATCGAGTCCACCGACCTTTACCATTTTGCCGTAAAAGCCCCCTACTCACGAGATCTTGAAGAAGTCGCGTCATATCCGCAGTATGTTTCCCGGTGATTTCACACATTCTCATGTTATCAACATATCCTTCTACATCTGCTGTCACTAAGGCTTGAATTTCTAATGGTTGAAATTGCTCGAATTCAGACCGATAAATATTTTTAAGTCGAATAAGAGAAGTATC
The genomic region above belongs to Simkaniaceae bacterium and contains:
- a CDS encoding adenylyltransferase/cytidyltransferase family protein, which codes for MTLDFFTDQKVIHPDKIIEHVRGLKANGHRIVTLNGSFDLLHAGHLFILYEAKRQGDLLCVALNSDASIQAYKSPDRPIISLKERMQMMAALEVVDLVTWFDELDPREILKKIRPDVHVNGAEYTENCIEAECVREIGARLHLAPRIPALSTSDIIKKIVSCEREARL
- a CDS encoding ribonuclease Z translates to MSVRDLIILGTSSQQPTRKRNHGAYLLRWNNEGLLFDPGEGTQRQFIFADVAPPCVTRIFISHFHGDHCLGLGSMLMRLNLDKVKHPIHCYYPASGKKYFDRLRYSTSYHETIKVIEHPIEHEGVVHQDQSFVIEARFLKHGIHNIAYRVTEPDELKFDKEKLKARGIRGIAMRELLEHKKITIGDQTVLIEEVSRIRKGDSFAIVLDTKPCQAAIEIAKGAKLLLCEATYLNEHKHLAEEYLHLTAAQAAEIAQSAGVQQLVLTHYSARYSDSKRHEEEAQKIFPHTIAAEDIMNIPFPKTT
- a CDS encoding rhomboid family intramembrane serine protease, translated to MRLVATFEERDQARRYYYHLSSEGVHALFELDGEKYQVWVYKEEDIDKAKTILEEFNKAPHDSKFDIADDAQIAQPTEPVEISEDPVFLARMQEMRQKLSAKPLYSHIVASFTKGIIFLCVILFALSGWQRYQLAKDLPDQKEPVALFTPIENYLLFNRPVPINVELEMEPKEQEALIEEAKQQHIWVGFYYILLNWPASKGAFSAPLFTDILHGQVWRLFTPIILHGGFLHILFNMMWVWLLGKQIEERLGKWRYVLMILIIALVSNVAQYLMVGPAFLGFSGVICGFAGFIWIRQKVAPWEGYPLQKGAALFLAIFVLGIAALQLVSFLLKIMNVADFPIQIANTAHFMGAIVGILLAKTNLFARKKHESGASH